In Carya illinoinensis cultivar Pawnee chromosome 16, C.illinoinensisPawnee_v1, whole genome shotgun sequence, a single window of DNA contains:
- the LOC122299229 gene encoding NAC domain-containing protein 86-like codes for MAPVGLPPGFRFHPTDEELVNYYLKRKINCQEIELDIIPEVDLYKCEPWELAEKSFLPSRDPEWYFFGPRDRKYPNGFRTNRATRAGYWKSTGKDRRVTCQNRRPIGMKKTLVYYRGRAPQGIRTDWVMHEYRLYDKELEDTSGIQDTYALCRVFKKNGICSEIEEQAASNLSLLESSQAGHHVMNDYQAETMSPDVTMASSSCSMDDHHHHQEEKDDNSWMQFITDDAWYCSSNVATGTGTGGEEVRPMAFTN; via the exons atGGCGCCAGTCGGACTGCCTCCTGGTTTTAGGTTTCACCCGACTGACGAAGAGCTTGTAAATTATTATCTCAAGAGGAAAATCAATTGCCAGGAAATTGAACTCGACATTATTCCTGAAGTTGATCTCTACAAATGTGAACCATGGGAATTAGCAG AAAAGTCATTTTTGCCGAGTAGAGACCCAGAATGGTATTTTTTTGGACCCAGAGATAGAAAATACCCAAATGGATTCAGAACAAACAGGGCAACTCGAGCTGGATATTGGAAATCCACTGGAAAAGACAGGAGGGTAACATGCCAGAACCGACGACCCATTGGAATGAAGAAGACATTGGTTTACTACAGAGGGAGAGCTCCTCAGGGGATTAGAACTGATTGGGTCATGCATGAATATCGCCTCTACGACAAGGAGTTGGAAGACACCTCGGGAATTCAG GATACGTATGCACTCTGTCGCGTGTTCAAGAAAAATGGAATCTGCTCTGAAATTGAAGAGCAAGCTGCCAGTAATTTATCATTACTTGAGAGCTCACAAGCTGGTCATCATGTAATGAATGACTATCAAGCAGAAACCATGTCCCCAGATGTTACCATGGCATCTTCATCATGCAGCAtggatgatcatcatcatcatcaggaagaaaaagatgatAATTCGTGGATGCAGTTCATCACGGACGATGCATGGTACTGTTCTTCTAACGTAGCTACGGGTACCGGTACTGGTGGTGAAGAAGTTCGTCCCATGGCTTTCACAAACTAA
- the LOC122299223 gene encoding uncharacterized protein LOC122299223: MAGAPRDQALSLLAAANNHGDLAVKMSSLKQAKDILISVDPSLATELFPYLAELQSSPESLVRKLLIEVIEEIGLKAMELSPVLMPVLLALLSDDESIVARQCIISGTNIFSRVLEELALQYHRRGKIERWLEELWMWMAKFKDAVISIALEPGSVGRKLLALKLLETYVLYFTSDTNDFEKPVTEASRRAFNISWLVGGHPILDPVVLMSEANRTLGILLNLLLSASSLPGSVTITIINCLAAIARKRPLHYSSVLSALLDFDLNLESVKGCHAASIQYSLRTAFLGFLRCTHPTIIESRDRLLGALRAMNAGDAADQVIRQVDKIMKNTERASRDVRLGKDDQLSSQLPIAGDLSTKRSFPLDNEEPANGHEVASKRFRYGPDIQSALPVQVVDSAHDSVTVNGLSPVLHRQLSPVEQMIAMIGALLAEGERGAESLEILISKVHPDLLADIVITNMKHLPKTPPPLTRLGNLPVTQQLGSLNTAPTNSEEPPDVSARAPLSSATATSSLSDTPLVNNHSADSKRDLRRDPRRLDPRRVVVPVGVPSNPIAEDTGAAQSEFDLSISLSKPISLSVTTSLESPSTSLTSMIKSDDKILESPLVSGASQLTPAFDKTEEIDLIPEVDPSSDPTPSPVNKVDEDSIEMKLSDVVVANGVDTSSFLESDQHSPTVSNASASEDSCQDLPLLPSYVELTEEQERRVRKLAVEQIIESYEQPCGTECSQMRMALLARLVAQIGTDDDVVTMLKEHVVVEYQRQKGHELILHVLYHLHTLMILDSAETSSVAAVVYEKLLLAVAKSLLDSFPASDKSFSRLFGEVPLLPDSALKLLDDLCYADVTDHLGRDVRDVERVTQGLGAVWILILGRPVNRHSCLDIVLKCAVHSQDEIRARAIRLVANKLYQLSYISESIEQFAKNMLLAAVDHHISDIELSESGTEQRVKGEVESQETSTSGSQVSEPGPSDNNFSRGMQSLLRNTSTVSLPEAQRLISLFFALCTKKPSLLQLVFNNYYQAPKAVKQAFHRHIPILIRSLGSSCSELLHIISDPPQGSENLLTLVLEILTQETTPSSDLIATVKHLYETKLKDVTILIPMLSSLSKNEVLPIFPRLVDLPLEKFQMALAHILQGSAHMGPALTPAEVLVAIHHIAPEKDGLPLKKITDACSACFEQRTVFTHQVLAKALSQMVDQTPLPLLFMRTVIQAIDAFPTLVDFVMEILSKLVTRQVWRMPKLWVGFLKCVSQTQPHSFDVLLQLPPPQLESTLNKHSNLRGALAAYATQPSIRTSIPRSTLSVLGLANDTHMQRVSSLHSTETSSSV, from the exons ATGGCCGGAGCTCCCAGAGACCAGGCGCTCTCCCTTCTCGCCGCCGCCAACAACCACGGGGATCTGGCGGTGAAGATGTCTTCTCTGAAGCAGGCCAAGGACATTCTCATTTCCGTGGATCCTTCTTTGGCCACCGAGCTTTTCCCCTACTTGGCCGAGCTCCAGTCCTCCCCCGAAAGCCTCGTCCGCAAATTGCTCATAGA GGTGATTGAAGAAATTGGTTTGAAAGCAATGGAGCTTTCACCTGTGCTTATGCCGGTGTTATTGGCGCTTTTAAGTGATGACGAGTCTATTGTTGCGAGGCAATGTATTATTAGTGGCACAAATATCTTTTCTAGGGTTCTCGAAGAATTGGCACTGCAG TATCACCGTCGGGGTAAAATTGAGAGGTGGCTTGAAGAGCTTTGGATGTGGATGGCTAAGTTCAAGGATGCTGTCATTTCCATTGCATTGGAG CCTGGCTCAGTTGGGAGAAAGTTGCTGGCTTTGAAATTGTTGGAAACATATGTTTTATACTTTACATCTGATACCAATGATTTTGAAAAGCCTGTCACAGAAG CAAGTAGGCGGGCTTTCAACATATCATGGTTGGTTGGTGGTCACCCTATTTTGGACCCGGTTGTGCTTATGTCAGAAGCAAACAGAACACTTGGCATTCTCTTAAATTTGTTGCTGTCAGCCAGTAGCCTTCCTGGTTCAGTGACGATAACCATTATTAACTG TCTTGCAGCCATAGCTAGGAAGAGGCCACTCCACTATAGTTCTGTTCTTTCTGCTCTTCTTGATTTTGATCTTAACCTTGAGTCGGTCAAAGGATGTCATGCTGCCAGTATCCAGTATTCCTTAAGAACTGCTTTTTTGGGATTCCTAAGGTGTACTCATCCAACCATTATAGAG TCAAGAGATAGATTGCTTGGGGCTCTCCGAGCTATGAATGCTGGGGATGCTGCTGATCAGGTTATCCGGCaagttgataaaataatgaaaaatactgAGCGTGCTTCACGAGATGTTCGGCTCGGCAAG GATGATCAATTATCAAGCCAGTTGCCCATAGCAGGTGATCTGTCAACGAAAAGGTCATTTCCTCTGGATAATGAAGAGCCAGCTAATGGTCATGAGGTGGCTTCCAAGCGGTTCCGGTATGGTCCTGACATCCAGTCGGCTTTGCCAGTTCAAGTAGTTGATTCTGCGCATGATTCGGTTACTGTTAATGGACTATCTCCCGTATTGCATCGCCAACTGAGCCCTGTGGAACAGATGATTGCCATGATTGGTGCTTTGCTTGCGGAAGGCGAAAGAGGTGCTGAATCACTTGAAATCCTTATTTCAAAAGTTCATCCTGATCTGCTGGCTGATATTGTCATAACAAATATGAAGCACTTGCCTAAGACACCTCCACCTTTAACAAGGCTTGGGAACTTGCCAGTAACTCAACAATTGGGCTCTCTAAATACTGCTCCTACAAATTCTGAAGAACCTCCAGATGTCAGTGCACGAGCACCTCTTTCTTCAGCTACTGCAACTAGTTCATTGTCTGATACGCCTCTGGTCAATAATCACTCTGCTGATTCAAAACGTGATCTGCGAAGG GATCCTCGTCGGCTGGATCCAAGACGTGTAGTAGTCCCTGTTGGGGTCCCTTCCAATCCAATTGCAGAGGACACTGGAGCTGCGCAATCTGAGTTTGACCTTAGTATTTCTTTGAGTAAACCCATTTCACTTTCTGTTACTACCAGTCTCGAAAGCCCTTCTACATCTCTCACGTCCATGATCAAAAGTGACGATAAAATTTTGGAAAGTCCATTGGTTTCTGGTGCTAGTCAACTAACTCCTGCTTTTGATAAAACCGAGGAAATTGACCTAATCCCAGAGGTTGATCCCTCTTCAGATCCAACACCTTCTCCAGTTAACAAAGTTGATGAGGACTCGATTGAAATGAAGTTGTCGGATGTTGTAGTGGCAAATGGGGTTGATACATCGTCTTTTCTAGAATCCGATCAGCATTCTCCTACTGTTTCAAACGCATCTGCATCTGAAGACAGCTGTCAGGATTTACCTCTGCTCCCATCATATGTGGAACTGACTGAAGAACAGGAAAGACGTGTGAGAAAATTGGCAGTTGAACAAATAATTGAATCATATGAGCAGCCATGTGGGACTGAGTGCAGCCAGATGCGTATGGCATTACTTGCTCGATTGGTTGCTCAG ATTGGCACTGATGATGACGTTGTTACGATGCTGAAAGAACATGTTGTCGTTGAGTACCAACGGCAAAAG GGGCATGAGCTTATTTTGCACGTGTTGTACCATCTGCATACTCTCATGATCTTGGATTCTGCGGAAACCTCTTCAGTTGCTGCTGTTGTGTATGAAAAGCTGCTTTTGGCTGTG GCCAAATCTTTGCTGGACTCTTTTCCAGCTTCAGACAAGTCCTTTAGTAGACTTTTTGGTGAAGTCCCACTTTTGCCTGACTCTGCCTTGAAACTACTAGATGATCTCTGCTATGCTGATGTCACTGATCACCTTGGGAGAGATGTACGTGATGTTGAGCGTGTTACTCAGGGCCTTGGAGCTGTGTGGATTTTGATTTTGGGGCGACCGGTTAATCGGCATTCCTGCTTGGATATAGTTTTGAAG TGTGCTGTTCATTCTCAAGATGAGATCCGAGCCAGAGCAATCCGGCTG GTGGCGAACAAGCTTTATCAGCTAAGCTACATATCAGAAAGTATTGAGCAATTTGCAAAAAATATGTTGTTGGCTGCTGTAGATCATCATATTTCAGATATAGAACTTTCAGAGTCTGGAACTGAGCAAAGAGTCAAAGGGGAG GTTGAAAGCCAAGAAACATCTACCAGTGGTTCTCAGGTTTCAGAGCCGGGGCCCTCTGACAATAACTTCTCAAGGGGCATGCAATCATTACTGCGCAACACTTCAACTGTGTCATTGCCCGAAGCTCAAAGActcatttctttgttttttgctttATGTACAAAG AAACCAAGTCTTCTGCAACTTGTATTTAATAATTACTACCAAGCCCCAAAAGCTGTCAAGcag GCTTTTCATCGTCATATCCCGATTCTTATAAGGTCCCTAGGGTCATCTTGTTCTGAATTGCTCCATATCATATCTGATCCACCACAAGGAAGTGAAAATCTTTTGACACTG GTGTTGGAAATATTGACTCAAGAGACAACGCCTTCTTCTGATCTGATAGCGACTGTTAAACATTTATATGAAACTAAACTAAAG GATGTCACAATTCTTATTCCAATGCTGTCTTCACTTTCCAAAAATGAG GTTTTACCTATTTTTCCTCGGCTTGTTGACCTTCCGCTAGAAAAGTTCCAGATGGCACTTGCTCACATACTGCAG GGTTCAGCTCATATGGGTCCAGCTTTGACACCTGCGGAAGTATTAGTCGCTATCCATCACATAGCTCCTGAGAAAGATGGCCTTCCACTTAAAAAG ATAACAGATGCTTGCTCAGCCTGTTTTGAGCAACGCACAGTTTTCACGCATCAGGTCTTGGCCAAGGCATTGAGCCAGATG GTCGATCAAACTCCTCTACCTCTACTCTTCATGAGAACAGTGATTCAGGCAATTGATGCTTTTCCTACACTG GTTGATTTTGTTATGGAGATTCTTTCCAAACTTGTGACTAGACAG GTGTGGAGAATGCCTAAGCTTTGGGTTGGCTTTTTGAAATGTGTCTCGCAAACGCAGCCACATTCGTTTGATGTGCTGCTACAG TTACCGCCACCACAACTTGAAAGTACTCTGAACAAACACTCTAACCTTAGGGGTGCCCTTGCTGCTTATGCAACCCAGCCGAGTATTAGAACTTCAATACCTAG